Proteins from a single region of Corylus avellana chromosome ca11, CavTom2PMs-1.0:
- the LOC132166148 gene encoding small GTPase LIP1 isoform X2, translating to MFWRDRERESKEQNGGPPCGQVRVLVVGDSGVGKTSLVHLIVNGSSIARPPQTIGCTVGVKHTTYGNSGSSSSSIKGDAERDFFVELWDVSGHDRYKECRSLFYSQINGIIFVHDLSQRRTKTSLQKWAAEIAANGAFSAPLGSEGPFGLPVPFIVIGNKADIAAKEGTRGSSGNLVDAARQWVEKQGLLPSSEELPLTESFPGGGGLLAAAKEARYDKEAVMKFFRMLIRRRYFSDELPAPTPWSVSPVQRASHRLDENLGDEDLSYKNTSTTQSHSASHTLSPAASFGF from the exons ATGTTTTGGAGGGACCGTGAGAGGGAGAGCAAAGAGCAAAATGGTGGACCGCCTTGTGGGCAGGTTCGAGTGCTCGTTGTTGGTGACTCAG GTGTTGGGAAAACTTCTCTTGTTCATCTGATTGTCAATGGTTCTTCCATCGCTCGCCCTCCTCAAACAATTGGATGTACAGTTGGTGTGAAG CACACCACTTATGGAAATTCTGGTAGCTCTTCAAGTAGTATAAAAGGTGATGCTGAGAGAGACTTCTTTGTGGAACTTTGGGATGTTTCAGGACATGACCGTTACAAAGAATGCCGGTCTCTTTTTtattcccaaattaatg GTATCATTTTTGTTCACGATCTCTCCCAGAGAAGGACAAAAACAAGCTTGCAGAAATGGGCAGCTGAGATTGCTGCAAATGGGGCATTTTCAGCTCCCCTAGGATCTGAAGGTCCCTTTGGCCTTCCTGTCCCATTTATTGTTATCGGTAACAAAGCTGATATTGCTGCAAAAGAGGGTACAAGAGGAAGCAGTGGCAATCTTGTTGACGCAGCTCGTCAGTGGGTTGAGAAGCAGGGTTTGCTTCCTTCCAGTGAGGAACTCCCGCTGACTGAGAGTTTTCCTGGTGGTGGAGGCCTTCTTGCG GCCGCTAAAGAAGCAAGATATGACAAGGAAGCTGTGATGAAATTTTTTCGAATG CTAATCAGAAGAAGATACTTTTCAGACGAGTTACCTGCACCAACTCCTTGGTCTGTATCTCCTGTTCAGAGAGCCTCACATCGTTTGGATGAAAACTTAGGCGATGAGGATTTGTCTTATAAGAATACGAG CACAACGCAATCTCACTCCGCCTCCCACACTTTATCCCCAGCAGCCAGTTTCGGTTTCTGA
- the LOC132166133 gene encoding uncharacterized protein At5g64816, whose product MVEVWWSLLGAAIPAIVAGQAFRLKKKRAEEQRLKSARGREKSSDEIFVCERVCTSKRMLKKVGAFSKDPIPDTCVTVCGVSELDACADACARTVCVNQHQVPNWNDVCLRRCQSECLKLSDARSS is encoded by the coding sequence ATGGTGGAAGTATGGTGGTCCCTATTGGGGGCTGCTATCCCAGCAATTGTGGCAGGGCAAGCTTTTAGACTGAAGAAAAAACGAGCTGAAGAGCAGAGGTTAAAGAGTGCTAGAGGGAGGGAGAAGAGCTCTGATGAAATTTTTGTCTGCGAAAGGGTATGTACATCAAAGAGAATGTTGAAAAAGGTGGGTGCCTTCTCAAAGGACCCAATTCCTGATACCTGTGTTACTGTCTGTGGTGTATCTGAGCTCGATGCATGTGCTGATGCCTGTGCTCGCACTGTTTGTGTAAACCAACATCAAGTGCCTAACTGGAATGATGTCTGCTTAAGGAGATGCCAGAGTGAATGTCTCAAACTCTCTGATGCCCGTTCTTCGTAG
- the LOC132166783 gene encoding uncharacterized protein LOC132166783, whose protein sequence is MLIPRCHPCKWNMFSNCNSPESLLLIPPSKYTGMDRSIRTITTFFLLWFTIVSLQILPTIGGGQHHAAQNQQEKPSIAKIVKDTISVLAHSNQQSWNKIKTIMKQMQFQFSHPDLEFKGKDEANGVDGNSAEGKISEAAEKSFETSKNIVEGSAKLAGKVVGEAMHKMKEAVKESMSDKDESEAEL, encoded by the exons ATGCTAATCCCACGTTGTCATCCATGTAAATGgaacatgttttcaaattgcaattctCCTGAATCCCTTCTTTTGATCCCCCCCTCCAAATATACTGGCATGGATAGATCTATCAGAACGATCACTACATTCTTTCTTCTGTGGTTCACCATTGTTTCTCTTCAAATTCTCCCAACAATTGGAGGAGGACAACACCATGCTGCCCAAAACCAGCAAGAGAAGCCCTCTATTGCAAAGATAGTGAAGGATACAATTTCTGTATTGGCACATTCCAATCAACAATCTTGgaacaaaatcaaaactattATGAAACAAATGCAGTTTCAATTTTCCCACCCAGATCTAGA GTTCAAGGGCAAGGATGAAGCAAATGGTGTTGATGGCAACAGCGCTGAAGGAAAGATTAGTGAAGCAGCTGAGAAGAGTTTTGAAACGAGCAAGAACATAGTTGAAGGATCTGCCAAATTGGCAGGCAAAGTGGTGGGGGAAGCAATGCACAAGATGAAAGAGGCGGTGAAGGAGAGCATGTCAGATAAAGATGAGTCTGAGGCAGAGCTTTAA
- the LOC132166148 gene encoding small GTPase LIP1 isoform X1: protein MFWRDRERESKEQNGGPPCGQVRVLVVGDSGVGKTSLVHLIVNGSSIARPPQTIGCTVGVKHTTYGNSGSSSSSIKGDAERDFFVELWDVSGHDRYKECRSLFYSQINGIIFVHDLSQRRTKTSLQKWAAEIAANGAFSAPLGSEGPFGLPVPFIVIGNKADIAAKEGTRGSSGNLVDAARQWVEKQGLLPSSEELPLTESFPGGGGLLAAAKEARYDKEAVMKFFRMLIRRRYFSDELPAPTPWSVSPVQRASHRLDENLGDEDLSYKNTSFSGDPYKYNVLPPLPAQRNLTPPPTLYPQQPVSVSESYSLPRFSITGSQEISSSNARSKRSDINV, encoded by the exons ATGTTTTGGAGGGACCGTGAGAGGGAGAGCAAAGAGCAAAATGGTGGACCGCCTTGTGGGCAGGTTCGAGTGCTCGTTGTTGGTGACTCAG GTGTTGGGAAAACTTCTCTTGTTCATCTGATTGTCAATGGTTCTTCCATCGCTCGCCCTCCTCAAACAATTGGATGTACAGTTGGTGTGAAG CACACCACTTATGGAAATTCTGGTAGCTCTTCAAGTAGTATAAAAGGTGATGCTGAGAGAGACTTCTTTGTGGAACTTTGGGATGTTTCAGGACATGACCGTTACAAAGAATGCCGGTCTCTTTTTtattcccaaattaatg GTATCATTTTTGTTCACGATCTCTCCCAGAGAAGGACAAAAACAAGCTTGCAGAAATGGGCAGCTGAGATTGCTGCAAATGGGGCATTTTCAGCTCCCCTAGGATCTGAAGGTCCCTTTGGCCTTCCTGTCCCATTTATTGTTATCGGTAACAAAGCTGATATTGCTGCAAAAGAGGGTACAAGAGGAAGCAGTGGCAATCTTGTTGACGCAGCTCGTCAGTGGGTTGAGAAGCAGGGTTTGCTTCCTTCCAGTGAGGAACTCCCGCTGACTGAGAGTTTTCCTGGTGGTGGAGGCCTTCTTGCG GCCGCTAAAGAAGCAAGATATGACAAGGAAGCTGTGATGAAATTTTTTCGAATG CTAATCAGAAGAAGATACTTTTCAGACGAGTTACCTGCACCAACTCCTTGGTCTGTATCTCCTGTTCAGAGAGCCTCACATCGTTTGGATGAAAACTTAGGCGATGAGGATTTGTCTTATAAGAATACGAG TTTTAGTGGCGATCCTTACAAATATAATGTGCTCCCTCCCCTTCCAGCACAACGCAATCTCACTCCGCCTCCCACACTTTATCCCCAGCAGCCAGTTTCGGTTTCTGAAAGTTACAGCCTTCCAAGATTTTCCATAACTGGCTCTCAAGAGATCAGCAGCAGTAATGCCAGATCAAAGCGCTCAGATATCAACGTATGA